Proteins from one uncultured Cohaesibacter sp. genomic window:
- a CDS encoding aspartate kinase, with protein sequence MARLVMKFGGTSVADIERIRRVARHVKREVDAGNQVAVVVSAMAGKTNELVGWVQEASPLYDAREYDTVVSSGEQVTSGLLALTLQNMGVDARSWLGWQIPFKTNSVHGAARIEEIDGSVLIERLEMNQVAVVAGFQGIAPDNRISTLGRGGSDTSAVAIAAAINADRCDIYTDVDGVYTTDPRIVPEARRLEHISFEEMLEMASLGAKVMQVRSVEMAMVHNVRTFVRSSFVEPDAPELMNTDQPIGTLICDEDEIVEKQVVTGIAFSKDEAQISLRRLEDKPGIAAHVFGPLSEANINVDMIVQNISEDGTITDMTFTVPKGDFERAKDVLEQARGNINYNMLQGSTDVVKVSVIGIGMRSHAGVASKAFKALADKGINIRAITTSEIKISILIDAEYAELAVRALHSLYGLDEK encoded by the coding sequence ATGGCTCGTCTTGTCATGAAGTTCGGGGGTACGTCTGTTGCTGATATCGAGCGCATCAGACGCGTTGCCCGACATGTGAAGCGTGAAGTGGACGCAGGCAATCAGGTGGCCGTTGTGGTTTCTGCCATGGCGGGTAAAACCAACGAGCTGGTTGGTTGGGTGCAGGAAGCGTCTCCGCTCTATGATGCGCGTGAATATGATACCGTTGTTTCCTCAGGCGAACAGGTGACATCGGGGCTTCTCGCTTTGACCCTGCAGAATATGGGCGTTGATGCCCGGTCTTGGCTCGGGTGGCAAATTCCTTTTAAAACCAACAGTGTGCACGGTGCTGCTCGCATTGAAGAGATCGATGGATCGGTTTTGATCGAGCGTCTGGAAATGAACCAGGTGGCTGTTGTGGCCGGGTTCCAGGGCATCGCTCCGGATAATCGCATTTCGACATTGGGGCGCGGCGGATCTGACACCAGCGCGGTGGCGATCGCTGCGGCGATCAATGCAGACCGGTGCGATATCTATACCGATGTGGACGGGGTTTACACCACCGACCCGCGGATCGTGCCCGAAGCGCGACGGCTTGAGCATATCTCTTTTGAGGAAATGCTGGAAATGGCTTCGCTCGGCGCGAAAGTCATGCAGGTGCGCTCTGTTGAAATGGCGATGGTTCATAATGTGCGTACCTTCGTGCGGTCCTCTTTTGTCGAGCCAGATGCGCCAGAACTTATGAATACGGACCAGCCCATCGGAACTTTGATCTGTGATGAGGATGAGATTGTGGAAAAACAGGTTGTAACCGGAATTGCCTTCTCAAAGGACGAAGCGCAAATCTCTCTGCGTCGGCTCGAAGACAAGCCGGGCATTGCTGCGCATGTCTTTGGTCCTCTCTCAGAGGCCAACATCAATGTTGATATGATCGTGCAGAATATTTCTGAAGACGGCACGATCACCGACATGACCTTTACCGTGCCCAAAGGTGATTTTGAGCGCGCCAAGGATGTGCTTGAGCAAGCGCGCGGCAACATCAACTATAACATGCTGCAAGGCTCGACCGATGTGGTGAAGGTCTCTGTCATCGGTATCGGTATGCGCAGTCATGCTGGCGTTGCTTCCAAGGCCTTCAAGGCATTGGCAGACAAAGGCATCAACATTCGCGCCATTACGACGTCCGAGATCAAGATTTCCATCCTGATCGACGCCGAATATGCCGAGCTGGCAGTGCGTGCACTGCACTCGCTTTATGGTCTGGATGAGAAATAG
- the ubiG gene encoding bifunctional 2-polyprenyl-6-hydroxyphenol methylase/3-demethylubiquinol 3-O-methyltransferase UbiG: MTSQSTKEAQAKATTVDDEEIARFSAMAQEWWSPKGKFRPLHKFNPTRVSYLRETLLSHFGLDAKDKTPLEGLDILDVGCGGGLLCEPLCRLGANVVGVDASETNIGIASTHAKENDLDITYKATTAESLVTEGAKFDVVLTMEVVEHVSDVDLFISECASMVKPGGLMVIATLNRTLKSHALAIVGAEYILRWLPVGTHTWNKFVTPDELERALAPTGLDVVEKVGVTYNPLFDKWSRSKDLDVNYMVLCSRKSTQ; the protein is encoded by the coding sequence ATGACATCCCAGAGCACCAAGGAAGCGCAAGCCAAAGCAACCACCGTCGATGACGAAGAGATTGCCCGTTTTTCTGCAATGGCTCAGGAATGGTGGAGCCCCAAGGGCAAATTTCGCCCGCTTCACAAGTTCAATCCCACGCGCGTCTCCTATCTGCGCGAGACGCTTCTCAGCCATTTCGGCCTTGACGCAAAAGACAAGACGCCGCTTGAGGGACTCGATATTCTCGATGTCGGCTGTGGCGGAGGCCTCCTTTGCGAACCGCTCTGCCGGTTGGGCGCCAATGTCGTTGGCGTTGATGCCTCTGAGACCAACATCGGGATTGCCTCCACCCACGCCAAAGAAAATGATCTGGACATCACCTATAAGGCGACAACGGCGGAAAGTCTTGTCACGGAAGGTGCCAAGTTTGATGTCGTCCTGACGATGGAAGTGGTCGAGCATGTATCAGACGTGGATCTGTTCATTTCCGAATGCGCCAGCATGGTCAAGCCCGGCGGACTGATGGTGATCGCAACCCTCAACCGGACCCTCAAATCCCATGCACTGGCCATCGTCGGCGCGGAATATATCCTGCGCTGGCTACCTGTCGGCACACACACCTGGAACAAATTCGTAACGCCGGATGAACTGGAACGAGCCCTTGCCCCCACCGGGCTGGATGTCGTCGAGAAGGTCGGCGTCACCTATAACCCCTTGTTCGATAAGTGGTCTCGTTCAAAGGATCTCGACGTCAATTATATGGTTCTCTGCTCCCGCAAATCCACACAGTAA
- a CDS encoding methyl-accepting chemotaxis protein — protein MNLHSIRVRIVAFTAICVIGSTGTIVGYNLWSASKNADYVASNVGELLDQNSQSSLSHLAAAQAGVIKSEVETAFSTARSMAKALETIAMPENKGGSRDEVRRTQLNELLHRSLTDNPRFNGTYSAWEPDALDGMDAIFKSDAAMGSDATGRALPYWTRDGNGKIAVQPLVEYDSSDKHPNGLVKGGWFLNPQRTGNENILAPLPYIVQGKSVYLATMSVPITINGKFAGVAGADFELSFVQELANKVDKSIYDGAGSVQIVTNDGLLVASSLDPKSIGGKFSFDQDNGAEEAKTLGAGSSKIFIDKKDDSLRVFSPIALGRTDQSWSVVIDVPRSVVMAESIAMGQAMDERNNTALFWQLAVALIVALVAMVAMALVAHNISAPIVKMANILRRIASGDTVDRVDGADRKDEIGEIAQASEILRTGLQDAEKLRKEAASREEAERQLLDRRAKLAQDFVSRMQALSTGIASSSSEVATAAQDLSETARETTRQSQSVAVAADQASANVQTVASATEEMSASVRVVNDQVVHSAQIADKANAEADAANDRIQSLAAAAAAIGDVIELINGIAAQTNLLALNATIEAARAGEAGKGFAVVAAEVKELASQTAKATEEIGLKVSEIQQATDGTVRSVGEIAQVIASIKETASQITTAVDEQGSATAEIASNCQQAATGTDEVTKNISGVNIAAQQTGTASTKLQDLSKGLSEQAGDLSNIVEKFVEDFAAA, from the coding sequence ATGAACCTCCATTCCATTCGCGTACGCATCGTCGCTTTCACAGCCATTTGTGTCATCGGATCTACCGGCACGATTGTTGGATATAATCTTTGGTCGGCCAGTAAAAACGCAGACTATGTAGCCTCCAACGTGGGAGAGCTACTGGACCAGAACAGCCAGTCCTCTCTTTCGCACCTCGCTGCCGCTCAGGCCGGCGTCATAAAGTCCGAGGTGGAAACCGCCTTTTCAACCGCCCGCAGTATGGCCAAAGCCCTTGAAACCATTGCCATGCCGGAAAATAAAGGCGGCTCTCGAGATGAAGTACGACGCACCCAGCTGAATGAACTGCTGCATCGTTCTCTCACCGACAACCCACGTTTCAACGGCACTTACAGTGCTTGGGAACCGGACGCCCTTGACGGCATGGACGCCATTTTCAAATCCGATGCAGCCATGGGTTCGGACGCAACAGGCCGTGCCCTGCCCTATTGGACACGCGATGGCAACGGCAAGATCGCCGTGCAGCCTCTTGTCGAATATGACAGCTCGGACAAACACCCCAATGGTCTGGTCAAAGGCGGGTGGTTCCTGAACCCGCAACGCACCGGAAATGAAAATATCCTTGCCCCGCTGCCCTATATCGTTCAAGGCAAGTCGGTTTATCTCGCAACCATGTCCGTTCCCATCACGATAAATGGCAAATTTGCAGGCGTCGCAGGGGCTGACTTCGAGCTTTCCTTCGTTCAGGAACTGGCCAACAAGGTTGATAAAAGCATCTATGATGGCGCAGGCTCGGTGCAGATCGTCACCAATGACGGCCTGTTGGTCGCATCCAGTCTTGACCCCAAAAGCATCGGCGGCAAATTCAGCTTTGATCAGGACAATGGCGCAGAAGAAGCCAAAACGCTCGGCGCAGGCAGTTCGAAAATCTTCATCGACAAGAAGGACGATTCCCTGCGCGTCTTCTCCCCGATCGCCCTTGGCCGCACCGATCAGAGCTGGTCAGTGGTCATCGATGTGCCCCGCTCGGTCGTAATGGCAGAGTCCATAGCCATGGGTCAGGCCATGGACGAACGCAACAACACGGCTCTCTTCTGGCAATTGGCGGTTGCTCTTATCGTGGCTCTGGTGGCCATGGTTGCCATGGCATTGGTCGCGCACAATATTTCCGCTCCGATCGTCAAAATGGCCAACATTCTGCGCCGCATTGCATCCGGAGATACGGTAGACCGCGTCGATGGTGCCGACCGCAAGGATGAGATCGGCGAAATCGCCCAGGCCTCCGAGATTTTGCGCACAGGTCTTCAGGACGCGGAGAAACTGCGCAAGGAAGCAGCAAGCCGCGAAGAAGCGGAACGCCAACTTCTGGACCGTCGCGCCAAACTGGCTCAGGATTTTGTCTCCCGCATGCAGGCCCTCTCCACCGGCATCGCCTCTTCGTCCAGCGAAGTGGCCACCGCAGCGCAGGATCTGTCCGAAACAGCAAGGGAAACAACCCGACAATCCCAGTCTGTTGCCGTCGCGGCAGATCAGGCCTCGGCCAACGTTCAGACCGTGGCCAGCGCCACCGAGGAGATGTCAGCCTCCGTACGTGTCGTCAACGATCAGGTGGTCCATTCTGCTCAAATTGCCGACAAGGCCAACGCCGAAGCGGATGCAGCCAACGACCGCATCCAGTCTCTGGCAGCCGCCGCTGCGGCCATTGGTGACGTCATCGAGCTGATCAATGGCATCGCGGCCCAGACCAACCTGCTGGCCCTGAACGCCACCATCGAGGCAGCCCGGGCCGGTGAAGCTGGCAAAGGTTTCGCGGTCGTTGCCGCCGAGGTCAAAGAACTGGCATCCCAGACCGCCAAGGCCACCGAGGAAATCGGACTGAAAGTTTCCGAAATCCAGCAAGCGACAGACGGCACCGTTCGCTCCGTCGGAGAGATTGCCCAGGTCATTGCAAGCATCAAGGAAACCGCTTCCCAGATCACGACCGCAGTCGATGAGCAGGGATCGGCCACAGCCGAGATCGCAAGCAACTGCCAACAGGCCGCAACCGGCACTGATGAAGTGACCAAGAATATCAGCGGCGTCAATATCGCAGCCCAGCAGACCGGCACGGCATCCACCAAGCTGCAAGATCTCTCCAAGGGTCTGTCAGAACAGGCTGGCGACCTCAGCAACATCGTGGAGAAATTTGTCGAAGACTTCGCCGCCGCCTAA
- a CDS encoding DUF1178 family protein: MIKYSLRCEHDHVFEGWFRNSDDCETQTGDGHVECPFCASTKISKSLMAPRVTGTRTQDSAVRPSEGQDAAETAPSPAVPQPAPPNAVVPQGGAAMAAPQEGPDPQQVQKMLRAFREHVVKNADYVGDNFAEEARKMHFKETEERGIYGEATVDEVKSLAEDGIDCLPMPVLPEDQN, encoded by the coding sequence TTGATTAAGTATTCGCTGCGCTGCGAGCATGATCATGTGTTTGAGGGATGGTTTCGCAATAGTGATGATTGCGAGACGCAGACCGGTGATGGCCATGTTGAATGTCCTTTTTGTGCATCGACGAAAATCTCGAAGTCCCTGATGGCGCCGCGCGTCACCGGAACGCGCACGCAAGACAGTGCCGTGCGCCCAAGTGAGGGGCAGGATGCTGCTGAGACAGCGCCTTCACCCGCCGTGCCGCAGCCAGCGCCGCCGAATGCTGTCGTGCCTCAAGGAGGTGCAGCGATGGCAGCCCCACAAGAAGGGCCCGATCCCCAGCAGGTGCAGAAGATGCTACGAGCCTTTCGCGAACATGTGGTCAAGAATGCCGATTATGTTGGCGACAATTTTGCCGAAGAAGCCCGAAAGATGCATTTCAAGGAAACAGAAGAGCGCGGCATCTATGGCGAGGCAACCGTTGATGAGGTGAAGTCGCTGGCAGAAGACGGGATCGATTGTCTTCCCATGCCGGTTTTGCCTGAAGATCAGAATTGA
- a CDS encoding carbon-nitrogen hydrolase family protein: protein MTSFRAACVQLRSGRDPAHNLDEAERLIREARRDGAEYIQTPEQTATMEMNRKAMMAVLSSEDDDEGLKRMQALAEELDIWLHIGSMSFLVKTCDEVKAANRSLLISPAGRIAARYDKIHMFDVDLENGESYRESASFVPGEKAVSAILPWGTLGLTICYDLRFPYLYRALCNQKGANILAIPAAFTKRTGQAHWEVLMRARAIENGAFVIAAAQGGKHENGRKTYGHSIIVDPWGTVLAEAQDEPCFIAADIDMTRVDVCRKAIPSLQHDRAFEI from the coding sequence ATGACGTCCTTCCGCGCTGCTTGTGTTCAACTGCGTTCCGGTCGCGATCCTGCGCATAATCTTGATGAAGCCGAACGGCTGATCCGTGAGGCGCGTCGCGATGGGGCTGAATATATCCAGACGCCCGAACAGACCGCGACCATGGAGATGAACCGTAAGGCGATGATGGCCGTGCTTTCATCCGAGGATGATGATGAAGGCCTCAAGCGGATGCAGGCGCTTGCCGAAGAACTGGATATCTGGCTGCATATCGGTTCCATGTCTTTCTTGGTGAAGACATGTGATGAGGTGAAGGCGGCCAATCGCAGCCTTCTGATCTCGCCTGCCGGGCGGATTGCTGCGCGCTATGACAAGATCCATATGTTTGATGTGGATCTGGAAAATGGTGAAAGCTATCGTGAATCGGCGAGCTTCGTGCCGGGAGAAAAGGCTGTTAGTGCCATTTTGCCTTGGGGCACATTGGGGCTGACCATCTGTTATGATCTGCGTTTTCCCTATCTCTATCGGGCTTTGTGCAATCAGAAGGGCGCCAATATCCTGGCCATTCCTGCTGCTTTCACCAAGCGCACCGGTCAGGCGCACTGGGAAGTGCTGATGCGGGCCAGAGCCATTGAAAATGGCGCCTTCGTTATTGCCGCCGCGCAAGGGGGCAAGCATGAGAATGGTCGCAAGACCTATGGTCATTCCATAATCGTGGACCCGTGGGGCACTGTGTTGGCCGAGGCTCAGGATGAACCCTGTTTCATCGCGGCCGATATCGACATGACGCGCGTGGATGTCTGTCGCAAGGCGATCCCGTCCTTACAGCATGACCGTGCTTTTGAAATCTGA
- the grxC gene encoding glutaredoxin 3, which produces MAEVVIYTRKMCGFCTAAKKLLTDKGVAFRELDATFDFDIKQEMMKKSGRRTFPQIFIDEEHVGGCDDLFALDKAGKLDEMLAA; this is translated from the coding sequence ATGGCAGAAGTTGTTATTTATACGCGTAAAATGTGCGGATTTTGCACCGCAGCCAAAAAACTGCTCACCGACAAGGGCGTTGCTTTCCGTGAGCTGGATGCGACCTTCGATTTTGATATCAAACAGGAAATGATGAAAAAATCCGGTCGCCGCACCTTTCCGCAAATCTTCATCGATGAAGAGCATGTTGGCGGATGTGATGATCTGTTTGCCCTTGATAAAGCTGGTAAACTCGATGAGATGCTGGCCGCCTGA
- a CDS encoding ComF family protein — protein sequence MLKFLQNVQGGLDGGLLNGSRLIGRPLLRAGRAVQDLIIPPRCAGCGKIVQEANSLCGACWGEMEWIARPYCSVSGAPFSYDLGEELVSSDVLANPPIYDRARSVALFGRTARRMVHQLKYLDRTDLATVMGRWMVRAGADCLTDPDALIVPVPLHKRRLWRRRFNQSALLAKVIAKETGTVFMPDLLQRTRPTRQQVGLSEDERRVNVEGAFQINLDDKTSLSGRTVVLVDDVWTTGATLDACCRVLRRSNAGEICIITFARVAAGSEMPI from the coding sequence ATGCTGAAATTTCTCCAGAACGTGCAGGGTGGCCTTGATGGCGGTCTGCTGAATGGATCGCGGCTGATCGGGCGTCCTCTTTTGCGGGCAGGCCGTGCAGTGCAGGATCTCATTATTCCACCCCGCTGTGCAGGCTGCGGCAAGATCGTGCAAGAGGCCAACAGTCTGTGCGGGGCTTGTTGGGGCGAAATGGAATGGATCGCGCGGCCCTATTGCTCTGTGTCTGGAGCTCCCTTTTCCTACGATCTGGGCGAAGAGCTTGTCAGTTCGGATGTTCTGGCCAATCCTCCGATTTATGATCGCGCACGCTCTGTCGCGCTGTTCGGGCGCACGGCAAGGCGTATGGTGCATCAACTCAAATATCTGGATCGAACCGATCTGGCCACCGTCATGGGGCGCTGGATGGTGCGGGCCGGAGCGGATTGCCTTACTGACCCTGATGCCCTTATCGTTCCTGTGCCCCTGCATAAAAGGCGCCTGTGGCGGAGGCGGTTTAATCAGTCTGCGCTGCTGGCCAAGGTGATTGCGAAGGAGACGGGAACCGTTTTTATGCCGGATCTTCTTCAGCGCACGCGGCCCACGCGTCAGCAGGTGGGGTTGAGTGAGGATGAACGCCGGGTCAATGTGGAGGGTGCCTTTCAGATCAATCTGGATGACAAGACATCTCTCTCGGGTCGAACGGTGGTGCTGGTGGATGATGTCTGGACGACTGGGGCAACGCTGGATGCCTGCTGTCGTGTATTGAGGCGTTCCAATGCGGGAGAAATTTGCATTATCACTTTTGCACGGGTTGCCGCTGGCTCTGAAATGCCCATATAA
- a CDS encoding methyltransferase domain-containing protein, with protein sequence MVTDTTGVPRLFDTRLLADRRKRALAHHGDAGDFLLKEVAGDMLDRLSIILRPFPVIAELGGHTGALARQLKNREGTDYVFRLEQASTLLAKEDKGLLFDPEFLPIKPQSLNLLVSPLFLHWVNDLPGALVQIRQSLAPDGLLLATLLGRDSLKELREAFLMADSEISGGASPRVAPLPDLKDMGSLLQRAGFSLPVVDHDTLTVRYSSLFSLMQDLRRMGATNVLIDRSRYFMRRDCLMRAAEIYQDRFSDPDGRIRATFQIISLSGWAPDESQQKPLKPGSAKMSLASVLGDKSGSK encoded by the coding sequence ATGGTAACAGATACGACCGGCGTCCCGCGCCTTTTCGACACCCGATTGCTGGCCGACCGTCGTAAAAGGGCCTTGGCGCACCATGGCGACGCGGGCGACTTCCTGCTCAAGGAAGTCGCCGGTGACATGCTCGACCGTCTTTCCATCATTCTGCGCCCCTTTCCCGTCATAGCCGAGCTGGGCGGCCATACAGGAGCTCTTGCCCGACAGCTTAAAAATCGGGAGGGGACGGACTATGTGTTCCGCCTCGAACAGGCCTCGACGCTTCTGGCGAAGGAAGACAAGGGGCTCTTGTTTGACCCCGAGTTCCTACCCATCAAGCCGCAAAGTCTCAATCTTCTGGTTTCTCCGCTCTTTCTGCACTGGGTCAACGATCTGCCCGGCGCCTTGGTGCAAATCCGCCAGAGTCTGGCTCCCGATGGCCTGCTGCTGGCCACCCTGCTCGGAAGAGATAGCCTGAAAGAACTGCGCGAAGCATTCCTCATGGCCGACAGCGAAATATCAGGCGGCGCAAGCCCGCGGGTTGCCCCGTTGCCCGACCTTAAGGACATGGGAAGCTTGCTGCAACGGGCAGGCTTTTCATTGCCCGTTGTGGATCATGACACACTGACGGTGCGCTACAGCTCACTCTTCTCGCTCATGCAGGATTTACGGCGCATGGGAGCGACCAATGTGCTGATAGACCGCTCGCGCTATTTCATGCGACGTGATTGTCTCATGCGCGCGGCGGAAATCTATCAAGACCGCTTTTCTGATCCAGATGGCCGTATCCGCGCCACCTTCCAGATCATATCCCTTTCCGGCTGGGCTCCGGATGAAAGCCAGCAAAAGCCGCTCAAGCCGGGCAGCGCCAAAATGTCTCTTGCCAGTGTTTTGGGGGATAAATCGGGCAGCAAATAA
- a CDS encoding Flp family type IVb pilin — protein MLHKFNAFLKDQNGATAIEYSIIASLVAAALVIGSGPLVSNLNRVLNAFAGYIGATAP, from the coding sequence ATGCTTCACAAGTTTAACGCTTTTCTGAAAGATCAAAATGGCGCTACGGCTATTGAATATAGCATTATTGCCAGCTTGGTGGCTGCTGCGTTGGTTATAGGCTCCGGTCCTCTGGTTTCAAACCTGAATCGGGTTTTGAATGCATTTGCAGGCTATATCGGGGCTACTGCGCCTTAA
- the mutT gene encoding 8-oxo-dGTP diphosphatase MutT: MSAPEGTNEPSIRLLLVVAVALVDEDNRILIAQRPEGKNLAGLWEFPGGKLEAGERPEVALIRELEEELGIKTKEACLAPLTFASHAYDDFHLLMPLYICRRWEGVPQSREGQALKWVRAGALRDYPMPPADLPLIAPLVDLLGA, from the coding sequence ATGTCTGCACCTGAAGGAACGAACGAGCCGTCGATCCGGCTGTTGCTGGTGGTTGCTGTCGCCTTGGTGGATGAGGATAACCGCATCCTCATCGCCCAGCGCCCTGAGGGCAAGAATCTGGCCGGGCTATGGGAATTTCCCGGCGGCAAGCTGGAAGCGGGGGAGCGACCGGAAGTGGCGCTTATTCGCGAGCTGGAAGAAGAGCTGGGCATCAAGACCAAAGAAGCTTGTCTGGCGCCGCTGACTTTCGCCAGCCATGCCTATGATGATTTCCACCTCTTGATGCCTCTTTACATTTGCCGCCGCTGGGAAGGGGTGCCGCAGTCTCGTGAGGGGCAGGCGCTTAAATGGGTGCGTGCTGGTGCCCTGCGTGACTATCCGATGCCGCCGGCCGACCTGCCGCTGATCGCCCCGCTGGTCGATCTGCTGGGTGCATAG
- the argJ gene encoding bifunctional glutamate N-acetyltransferase/amino-acid acetyltransferase ArgJ, whose translation MDLKPSPFAPTDYPALDAIGGFRLGVAATGVKYKGRNDLLIVEMAEGTSVAGVYTKSKCPSAPVDWCKAHLGGGNARALVVNASNANAFTGSAGEKTVSAVAAAAAEACGGKPSEIFMASTGVIGEPLDPAPITSLFGTLFDPEKADASFMDAARAIMTTDTFVKVATASVDIDGTTVAIHGIAKGSGMIAPDMATMLGFVFTDAPIASEALQGLLSKHVDTSFNAITVDSDTSTSDTLMVFASGAAKGRGCPEIEKADDPRLEAFSDALSALLQDLAKMVVRDGEGASKFLEITISGAEDDAAAKRVALAVANSPLVKTAAAGEDANWGRVVAAVGKAGEMADRDKLAIWFGPYRLAVDGMRDPDYSEELASDYMKNGEIEIRADLGVGEGTATVWTCDLTHGYITINGDYRS comes from the coding sequence ATGGACCTCAAGCCATCACCTTTTGCACCAACCGACTATCCCGCGCTTGATGCGATCGGTGGATTTCGCCTTGGTGTTGCTGCGACCGGCGTAAAATACAAGGGACGCAACGACTTACTGATCGTCGAGATGGCTGAGGGAACCTCCGTTGCCGGGGTTTATACCAAATCCAAATGCCCGTCGGCTCCGGTTGATTGGTGCAAGGCCCATCTAGGTGGTGGCAACGCGCGGGCGCTCGTTGTCAATGCATCCAATGCCAACGCTTTCACCGGCTCTGCGGGTGAGAAGACCGTTTCTGCCGTTGCGGCTGCTGCTGCGGAAGCTTGCGGTGGCAAGCCTTCGGAAATTTTCATGGCCTCGACCGGTGTTATTGGCGAACCGCTCGATCCGGCTCCGATCACATCCCTGTTCGGTACATTGTTTGATCCTGAAAAGGCCGATGCATCCTTCATGGATGCGGCGCGGGCAATCATGACAACGGACACCTTCGTCAAGGTGGCCACCGCGAGCGTGGATATCGATGGGACGACGGTCGCCATTCACGGCATCGCCAAGGGCTCGGGCATGATCGCGCCGGATATGGCCACAATGCTGGGCTTCGTCTTTACCGATGCGCCGATTGCCTCTGAGGCTCTTCAAGGCCTTCTCTCCAAGCATGTTGATACCTCCTTTAACGCAATCACCGTGGATAGTGATACATCGACCAGCGACACCCTGATGGTCTTTGCTTCCGGCGCTGCCAAGGGGCGCGGCTGTCCAGAGATCGAAAAGGCGGACGATCCGCGTCTTGAAGCCTTTTCCGATGCGCTCTCGGCTCTCTTGCAGGATCTGGCCAAGATGGTCGTGCGTGATGGCGAAGGGGCAAGCAAGTTCCTAGAGATCACGATCAGTGGTGCGGAGGATGATGCCGCAGCCAAGCGTGTGGCGCTCGCTGTTGCCAATAGTCCACTGGTGAAAACGGCCGCTGCCGGGGAAGACGCCAACTGGGGGCGTGTTGTTGCCGCTGTTGGCAAGGCCGGTGAGATGGCTGATCGGGACAAGCTCGCCATCTGGTTTGGGCCCTATCGTCTGGCTGTGGATGGCATGCGCGATCCGGATTACTCCGAAGAGCTTGCCAGCGACTATATGAAAAATGGCGAGATCGAGATCCGTGCAGATCTTGGGGTTGGCGAGGGAACTGCTACGGTTTGGACCTGTGACCTCACCCATGGCTATATCACGATCAATGGCGACTATCGCAGCTAA
- a CDS encoding peptidylprolyl isomerase, with product MVRAYFQRSAMAVAASLFLIGSVPSVLAQDAGDDSVVATVNGKEITAGEFDFIADQLGQQTQQMTPEQRKETLTTMLVNMELVSQAAVKQGLDESESFKKQVEFLKKRALQTEFFRKNVDEAITDADLQAVYDEQIGALPVRQQVKARHILVKTEDEAKDIIKELDGGADFAELAKEKSTGPSGAQGGDLGYFGQGQMVPAFEAAAFALEKGKYSEEPVKSDFGWHVILVEDKRDAPKPTLESVKDNLRAFVAQQKFQTLLDDLRKEADVKIPE from the coding sequence ATGGTTCGTGCCTATTTCCAACGCTCTGCAATGGCTGTAGCAGCTTCTCTATTTCTGATTGGCTCTGTCCCGAGTGTTCTTGCTCAGGATGCAGGAGACGACAGTGTGGTTGCTACTGTCAATGGCAAAGAGATCACCGCGGGCGAGTTTGATTTTATTGCAGATCAGCTTGGCCAACAAACCCAGCAGATGACACCTGAGCAGAGAAAAGAGACCCTGACGACGATGCTCGTCAACATGGAACTGGTCTCTCAGGCTGCGGTAAAACAGGGGCTGGATGAGTCTGAAAGCTTCAAGAAGCAGGTCGAATTCCTCAAGAAGCGTGCTTTGCAGACGGAATTCTTCCGCAAGAATGTGGATGAGGCTATCACGGATGCTGATTTGCAGGCCGTCTATGATGAACAGATCGGTGCATTGCCGGTGCGTCAGCAGGTCAAGGCCCGTCATATTCTGGTCAAGACCGAAGACGAAGCCAAAGACATCATCAAAGAACTTGATGGTGGTGCGGACTTCGCAGAGCTGGCCAAGGAAAAATCCACAGGCCCGTCCGGTGCTCAGGGGGGCGATCTTGGCTATTTCGGTCAGGGACAGATGGTCCCTGCCTTTGAAGCCGCAGCCTTTGCGCTTGAGAAAGGCAAATATTCCGAGGAGCCTGTGAAATCCGATTTCGGTTGGCATGTCATTCTGGTCGAAGACAAACGGGACGCGCCAAAGCCAACGCTTGAATCGGTCAAGGACAACCTCCGTGCTTTCGTTGCTCAGCAGAAATTTCAGACTCTGCTTGACGATCTGCGCAAGGAAGCGGACGTCAAGATCCCTGAATGA